In the genome of Bradyrhizobium arachidis, one region contains:
- the ispG gene encoding flavodoxin-dependent (E)-4-hydroxy-3-methylbut-2-enyl-diphosphate synthase, with the protein MNKLENSIDSDLAGPAPRHQTTQVKVGDVTVGGGAPIVVQSMTNTDTADIDGTIAQVAALARAGSEMVRITVDREEAAAAVPHIRDGLAKRGITTPLIGDFHYIGHKLLAEHPACAEALAKYRINPGNVGFKDKRDTQFADIIEIANKNNKPVRIGANWGSLDQELLTKLMDENAASPSPRDVRAVTREAMVQSALLSAARAQELGMPKDRIILSAKVSAVQDLIAVYQDLASRSDYAIHLGLTEAGMGSKGIVASSAALGILLQQGIGDTIRISLTPEPGGDRTREVQVGQELLQTMGFRTFVPLVAACPGCGRTTSTTFQELARSIQDFIRDEMPTWKTKYPGVEELNVAVMGCIVNGPGESKHANIGISLPGTGEAPAAPVFVDGKKFRTLRGPGIAADFKALVIDYIDQRYGQGAKVPVTAAE; encoded by the coding sequence ATGAACAAGCTCGAAAACTCCATCGATTCCGACCTCGCGGGCCCGGCGCCCCGGCACCAGACCACCCAGGTGAAGGTCGGCGACGTCACTGTGGGCGGCGGTGCACCGATCGTCGTGCAGTCGATGACCAACACCGACACCGCCGACATCGACGGCACCATCGCCCAGGTCGCAGCGCTGGCGCGCGCCGGCTCCGAAATGGTCCGCATCACCGTGGACCGTGAGGAGGCCGCAGCCGCCGTTCCGCACATTCGCGACGGCCTCGCCAAGCGCGGCATCACCACGCCGCTGATCGGTGACTTCCACTATATCGGCCACAAGCTGCTCGCCGAGCATCCGGCCTGCGCCGAGGCGCTCGCCAAATATCGCATCAATCCCGGCAATGTCGGCTTCAAGGACAAGCGCGACACCCAGTTCGCGGACATCATCGAGATCGCCAACAAGAACAACAAGCCGGTGCGCATCGGCGCCAATTGGGGCTCGCTCGACCAGGAGCTCCTGACCAAGCTGATGGACGAGAACGCCGCGTCGCCGTCACCGCGCGACGTGCGTGCGGTGACGCGTGAAGCGATGGTGCAGTCGGCGCTGCTCTCGGCCGCGCGGGCCCAGGAACTCGGCATGCCGAAGGACCGCATCATCCTCTCGGCCAAGGTTTCGGCCGTGCAGGATCTGATCGCGGTTTACCAGGACCTCGCGTCGCGCTCGGATTACGCCATTCATCTCGGCCTGACCGAGGCCGGCATGGGCTCGAAGGGCATCGTCGCTTCGTCGGCCGCGCTCGGCATCCTCTTGCAGCAGGGCATCGGCGACACCATCCGCATCTCTCTGACGCCGGAGCCCGGCGGCGACCGCACCCGCGAGGTGCAGGTCGGCCAGGAGCTCCTGCAGACCATGGGCTTCCGCACCTTCGTGCCGCTGGTCGCGGCGTGCCCCGGCTGCGGCCGCACCACCTCGACCACGTTCCAGGAGCTGGCGCGCTCGATCCAGGATTTCATCCGCGACGAGATGCCGACCTGGAAAACGAAATATCCTGGTGTCGAGGAGCTCAACGTCGCGGTGATGGGCTGCATCGTCAACGGCCCCGGCGAGTCCAAGCACGCCAATATCGGCATCTCGCTGCCCGGTACCGGCGAAGCGCCGGCCGCGCCCGTGTTCGTCGACGGCAAGAAGTTCCGCACGCTGCGCGGCCCCGGCATCGCCGCAGACTTCAAGGCGCTGGTGATCGACTACATCGACCAGCGCTATGGCCAGGGAGCCAAGGTGCCCGTGACCGCGGCGGAGTGA
- a CDS encoding DMT family transporter produces the protein MPTPQAIPSAGRPLSAGAIALMLMLCLTWGFNQIAVKLVLPDIPPMLQAMIRSMGALPVLFIIGTLRGVKFFERDGTWKPGLIAGLMFGIEFVLIFQGLRLTSASRAVVFLYTAPFFVALGSYQVLGERLGASQWLGLAISFAGVALAIGVPQPNVDAHVLLGDLLIVGGAALWAATTLVAKGTRLRFAAPEKALGYQVATSIPILGLAAYLFGETITHTPSPLSLGLMAFQAIWVVGTTFTLWFALVKAYSASKLSAFTFITPLFGVVGSYFIMHDTLSLAFGAAAVLVIAGLFLVNRPSREAAAPRDALLNATKT, from the coding sequence ATGCCCACACCTCAAGCCATCCCGTCCGCCGGTCGTCCCCTCAGTGCCGGCGCCATCGCCCTGATGCTCATGCTGTGCCTGACCTGGGGTTTCAACCAGATCGCGGTGAAGCTGGTGCTGCCGGATATCCCGCCGATGCTCCAGGCGATGATCCGCTCGATGGGCGCGCTGCCGGTGCTGTTCATCATCGGCACCTTGCGCGGCGTGAAATTCTTCGAACGGGACGGCACCTGGAAGCCCGGCCTGATCGCAGGACTGATGTTCGGCATCGAGTTCGTGCTGATCTTCCAGGGCCTGCGCCTCACCTCCGCCTCCCGCGCGGTGGTGTTCCTCTACACCGCGCCGTTCTTCGTGGCGCTCGGCTCGTATCAGGTGCTCGGCGAGCGGCTCGGCGCCTCGCAATGGCTCGGCCTTGCCATCAGCTTTGCCGGTGTCGCGCTCGCGATCGGCGTGCCGCAGCCCAATGTCGACGCGCATGTCCTGCTCGGCGATCTCCTGATCGTCGGCGGCGCCGCGCTATGGGCCGCGACCACGCTGGTGGCCAAGGGCACCCGGCTGCGCTTCGCAGCTCCCGAGAAGGCGCTCGGCTATCAGGTCGCAACCTCGATCCCGATCCTCGGGCTGGCGGCGTATCTGTTCGGGGAGACCATCACTCATACGCCGTCGCCGCTGTCGCTCGGCCTGATGGCCTTCCAGGCGATCTGGGTGGTCGGAACCACGTTCACGCTTTGGTTCGCACTGGTGAAGGCCTATTCAGCCAGCAAATTGTCGGCTTTTACCTTCATCACCCCTTTGTTTGGCGTGGTGGGTAGCTATTTCATCATGCACGACACTCTGAGCCTTGCTTTCGGGGCGGCCGCCGTCCTTGTAATTGCTGGGCTTTTTCTGGTTAACCGTCCGAGCCGAGAGGCTGCGGCGCCGCGCGATGCATTGCTGAATGCCACCAAAACCTGA
- a CDS encoding Fur family transcriptional regulator, giving the protein MTLAKPAFPAPDHDHGRCTADALAHAEAVCEQRAQKFTPIRRQVLGALLSSHRPLGAYEVIDELAKSMARPAPITVYRALDFLMANGLVHRIESRNAYLACAAHDHDSTSAVAFLICERCGLVGEIPSASFAGNLNAAARSSGFAPKLSVVEITGVCTHCQKAA; this is encoded by the coding sequence ATGACCCTCGCAAAGCCGGCCTTTCCTGCGCCCGACCACGATCACGGCCGCTGCACTGCGGACGCGCTGGCGCATGCCGAGGCGGTCTGCGAGCAGCGCGCGCAGAAATTCACGCCGATCCGCCGTCAGGTGCTGGGCGCCTTGCTCTCCAGCCATCGCCCGCTCGGCGCCTATGAGGTGATCGACGAACTCGCCAAGTCGATGGCGCGGCCGGCGCCGATCACGGTCTACCGTGCGCTCGATTTCCTGATGGCCAACGGCCTCGTGCACCGCATCGAAAGCCGCAATGCCTATCTCGCCTGCGCCGCCCACGACCACGATTCGACCTCTGCGGTGGCGTTCCTGATCTGCGAGCGCTGCGGCCTCGTCGGCGAGATACCCTCGGCATCCTTCGCCGGGAATCTCAACGCCGCGGCGCGCAGCTCAGGTTTCGCCCCCAAATTGTCCGTGGTGGAGATCACGGGCGTCTGCACCCATTGTCAGAAAGCTGCATAA
- a CDS encoding MarR family winged helix-turn-helix transcriptional regulator, with protein MTRGSVDQNFLFTLAELYRLLRVYADKEASRFGITRAQWAVLAKVERSEGMKQSELAELLEMQPITLTRLIDKLCDNDWIERRSDASDRRVKRLYLKKAGRQLLGRMSGLKSELTANALDGINPADAHRLLTQLETIKENVRNAIQNSGAEQARKEQRYG; from the coding sequence ATGACCCGCGGGTCTGTCGACCAGAACTTCCTGTTCACGCTCGCCGAGCTCTACCGCCTCTTGCGTGTCTACGCCGACAAGGAGGCCTCGCGCTTCGGCATCACCCGCGCGCAATGGGCCGTGCTGGCCAAGGTCGAGCGCAGCGAGGGCATGAAACAGTCGGAACTCGCCGAGTTGCTGGAGATGCAGCCGATCACGCTGACCCGGCTGATCGACAAGCTGTGCGACAACGACTGGATCGAGCGCCGCAGCGATGCCTCGGACCGCCGCGTCAAGCGGCTCTATCTGAAGAAAGCCGGGCGGCAATTGCTCGGCCGGATGAGCGGGCTGAAGTCCGAGCTCACGGCCAATGCGCTGGACGGCATCAACCCGGCGGACGCCCACCGCCTCCTCACCCAACTCGAAACAATCAAGGAAAACGTGCGTAACGCGATCCAGAATAGCGGAGCGGAACAAGCGCGTAAGGAGCAGCGCTATGGCTGA